One stretch of Oncorhynchus keta strain PuntledgeMale-10-30-2019 chromosome 18, Oket_V2, whole genome shotgun sequence DNA includes these proteins:
- the LOC118397216 gene encoding tubulin-specific chaperone cofactor E-like protein isoform X1 produces MEPSLQKPTMSCDSGLVERNIAGADPAKLTSMSVWLFYHFGDPADPEGMWDSGAVDPPEEEGRTFMQVLSEKYSPENFPYRRGPGMGVVVVPTLPQGSPMKDRLNLPSVLVLAGCGISHAGEQREIAAFCAHVMELDLSHNKLQDWHEISKIVSNIPNLDFLNLSSNPLSEVVLEPSGAKAFARVRRLVLNNTQVSWNTVLVLTREMPELEELFLCLNEYTTVSASTVPCPTLRLLHITDNNLQDWAEVRKIGPMFPGLETLVMSNCNLSSIQDSEEMLRRLFPNLRSINLHNSALNRWEDIEKLNQFPKLEDVRLQGIPLLQTYTNTERRSLMVSHLPSVSSLNGSVVTDGEREDSERFFIRYHVDYPEEELPYRYHCLVTKYGKLEPLAEIDLRPRCHAKVEVHCEDKVAEVSIRLDQTVAELKKQLRTVVQLSANQMRLYYIDKECVFGPEEMKYHTRALHSYSIQDGDELLVVPKAGRGTTTTAKSLSNLNSKTLTPPP; encoded by the exons ATGGA GCCTTCTCTGCAGAAACCCACAATGAGCTGTGATAGTGGACTGGTGGAGAGGAACATTGCTGGAG CTGACCCTGCCAAGCTAACCTCTATGAGTGTTTGGCTCTTTTACCACTTCGGCGACCCAGCCGACCCAGAGGGGATGTGGGACAGTGGGGCCGTGGATCCACCCGAGGAGGAGGGCCGCACCTTCATGCAGGTTCTCAGCGAGAAGTACAGCCCGGAGAACTTCCCGTACCGCCGAGGGCCCGGCATGGGCGTGGTGGTAGTGCCAACTCTCCCACAAGGCTCACCCATGAAAG ATCGTTTGAACCTTCCCAGTGTGCTCGTCCTGGCTGGCTGTGGAATCAGCCATgcgggagagcagagagagatcgCAGCCTTCTGTGCCCACGTGATGGAGCTCGACTTGTCCCACAACAAGCTCCAGGACTGGCATGAG ATCAGTAAGATTGTGTCAAACATCCCCAACCTGGACTTCCTCAACCTGAGCTCCAACCCGCTAAGTGAGGTTGTCTTGGAGCCTAGCGGTGCTAAGGCCTTTGCCCGAGTCCGACGCCTGGTCCTCAACAACACTCAAGTGTCCTGGAACACAGTGCTCGTGCTAACACGGGAGATGCCTGA GCTGGAAGAGCTGTTCCTGTGCCTTAATGAGTACACCACCGTGTCAGCCTCTACTGTGCCCTGCCCCACACTGCGCCTACTGCACATCACTGACAACAACCTGCAGGACTGGGCCGAGGTGCGCAAGATTGGCCCCATGTTCCCCGGCTTGGAAACTCTGGTCATGTCCAACTGCAACCTGAGCTCCATTCAGGACTCAGAAGAAATGCTGCGACGCCTCTTCCCCAACCTACGCAGCATCAATCTGCACAACTCAG CTCTTAACCGATGGGAGGACATAGAGAAGCTGAACCAGTTTCCTAAACTGGAAGATGTGAGGCTGCAGGGGATTCCCTTACTGCAGACCTATACCAACACAGAGCGTCGGAGCCTCATGGTATCACA CCTGCCCTCTGTATCTTCGCTCAATGGCAGTGTGGTgacggatggggagagagaggactctgAGAGGTTCTTCATCCGTTACCATGTCGACTACCCAGAGGAGGAGCTACCTTACAG GTACCATTGCCTGGTGACCAAATACGGGAAGCTAGAACCCTTGGCTGAGATCGACCTTCGACCCCGCTGCCACGCCAAGGTGGAGGTGCACTGCGAGGACAAGGTGGCAGAGGTGAGTATCCGCCTGGACCAGACTGTGGCCGAGCTGAAGAAACAGCTGAGGACAGTCGTGCAGCTGTCGGCCAATCAGATGCGTCTTTACTACATCGACAAGGAGTGTGTCTTTGGGCCGGAGGAGATGAAGTACCACACCAGAGCCCTCCACTCCTACAGTATCCAGGACGGGGACGAACTCCTGGTGGTGCCTAAAGCTGGCCGGGGGACTACCACCACTGCCAAATCACTATCAAACCTTAACTCCAAAACCTTAACTCCCccgccatag
- the LOC118397216 gene encoding tubulin-specific chaperone cofactor E-like protein isoform X2, whose product MEPSLQKPTMSCDSGLVERNIAGADPEGMWDSGAVDPPEEEGRTFMQVLSEKYSPENFPYRRGPGMGVVVVPTLPQGSPMKDRLNLPSVLVLAGCGISHAGEQREIAAFCAHVMELDLSHNKLQDWHEISKIVSNIPNLDFLNLSSNPLSEVVLEPSGAKAFARVRRLVLNNTQVSWNTVLVLTREMPELEELFLCLNEYTTVSASTVPCPTLRLLHITDNNLQDWAEVRKIGPMFPGLETLVMSNCNLSSIQDSEEMLRRLFPNLRSINLHNSALNRWEDIEKLNQFPKLEDVRLQGIPLLQTYTNTERRSLMVSHLPSVSSLNGSVVTDGEREDSERFFIRYHVDYPEEELPYRYHCLVTKYGKLEPLAEIDLRPRCHAKVEVHCEDKVAEVSIRLDQTVAELKKQLRTVVQLSANQMRLYYIDKECVFGPEEMKYHTRALHSYSIQDGDELLVVPKAGRGTTTTAKSLSNLNSKTLTPPP is encoded by the exons ATGGA GCCTTCTCTGCAGAAACCCACAATGAGCTGTGATAGTGGACTGGTGGAGAGGAACATTGCTGGAG CCGACCCAGAGGGGATGTGGGACAGTGGGGCCGTGGATCCACCCGAGGAGGAGGGCCGCACCTTCATGCAGGTTCTCAGCGAGAAGTACAGCCCGGAGAACTTCCCGTACCGCCGAGGGCCCGGCATGGGCGTGGTGGTAGTGCCAACTCTCCCACAAGGCTCACCCATGAAAG ATCGTTTGAACCTTCCCAGTGTGCTCGTCCTGGCTGGCTGTGGAATCAGCCATgcgggagagcagagagagatcgCAGCCTTCTGTGCCCACGTGATGGAGCTCGACTTGTCCCACAACAAGCTCCAGGACTGGCATGAG ATCAGTAAGATTGTGTCAAACATCCCCAACCTGGACTTCCTCAACCTGAGCTCCAACCCGCTAAGTGAGGTTGTCTTGGAGCCTAGCGGTGCTAAGGCCTTTGCCCGAGTCCGACGCCTGGTCCTCAACAACACTCAAGTGTCCTGGAACACAGTGCTCGTGCTAACACGGGAGATGCCTGA GCTGGAAGAGCTGTTCCTGTGCCTTAATGAGTACACCACCGTGTCAGCCTCTACTGTGCCCTGCCCCACACTGCGCCTACTGCACATCACTGACAACAACCTGCAGGACTGGGCCGAGGTGCGCAAGATTGGCCCCATGTTCCCCGGCTTGGAAACTCTGGTCATGTCCAACTGCAACCTGAGCTCCATTCAGGACTCAGAAGAAATGCTGCGACGCCTCTTCCCCAACCTACGCAGCATCAATCTGCACAACTCAG CTCTTAACCGATGGGAGGACATAGAGAAGCTGAACCAGTTTCCTAAACTGGAAGATGTGAGGCTGCAGGGGATTCCCTTACTGCAGACCTATACCAACACAGAGCGTCGGAGCCTCATGGTATCACA CCTGCCCTCTGTATCTTCGCTCAATGGCAGTGTGGTgacggatggggagagagaggactctgAGAGGTTCTTCATCCGTTACCATGTCGACTACCCAGAGGAGGAGCTACCTTACAG GTACCATTGCCTGGTGACCAAATACGGGAAGCTAGAACCCTTGGCTGAGATCGACCTTCGACCCCGCTGCCACGCCAAGGTGGAGGTGCACTGCGAGGACAAGGTGGCAGAGGTGAGTATCCGCCTGGACCAGACTGTGGCCGAGCTGAAGAAACAGCTGAGGACAGTCGTGCAGCTGTCGGCCAATCAGATGCGTCTTTACTACATCGACAAGGAGTGTGTCTTTGGGCCGGAGGAGATGAAGTACCACACCAGAGCCCTCCACTCCTACAGTATCCAGGACGGGGACGAACTCCTGGTGGTGCCTAAAGCTGGCCGGGGGACTACCACCACTGCCAAATCACTATCAAACCTTAACTCCAAAACCTTAACTCCCccgccatag
- the LOC118397216 gene encoding tubulin-specific chaperone cofactor E-like protein isoform X3: MSVWLFYHFGDPADPEGMWDSGAVDPPEEEGRTFMQVLSEKYSPENFPYRRGPGMGVVVVPTLPQGSPMKDRLNLPSVLVLAGCGISHAGEQREIAAFCAHVMELDLSHNKLQDWHEISKIVSNIPNLDFLNLSSNPLSEVVLEPSGAKAFARVRRLVLNNTQVSWNTVLVLTREMPELEELFLCLNEYTTVSASTVPCPTLRLLHITDNNLQDWAEVRKIGPMFPGLETLVMSNCNLSSIQDSEEMLRRLFPNLRSINLHNSALNRWEDIEKLNQFPKLEDVRLQGIPLLQTYTNTERRSLMVSHLPSVSSLNGSVVTDGEREDSERFFIRYHVDYPEEELPYRYHCLVTKYGKLEPLAEIDLRPRCHAKVEVHCEDKVAEVSIRLDQTVAELKKQLRTVVQLSANQMRLYYIDKECVFGPEEMKYHTRALHSYSIQDGDELLVVPKAGRGTTTTAKSLSNLNSKTLTPPP; encoded by the exons ATGAGTGTTTGGCTCTTTTACCACTTCGGCGACCCAGCCGACCCAGAGGGGATGTGGGACAGTGGGGCCGTGGATCCACCCGAGGAGGAGGGCCGCACCTTCATGCAGGTTCTCAGCGAGAAGTACAGCCCGGAGAACTTCCCGTACCGCCGAGGGCCCGGCATGGGCGTGGTGGTAGTGCCAACTCTCCCACAAGGCTCACCCATGAAAG ATCGTTTGAACCTTCCCAGTGTGCTCGTCCTGGCTGGCTGTGGAATCAGCCATgcgggagagcagagagagatcgCAGCCTTCTGTGCCCACGTGATGGAGCTCGACTTGTCCCACAACAAGCTCCAGGACTGGCATGAG ATCAGTAAGATTGTGTCAAACATCCCCAACCTGGACTTCCTCAACCTGAGCTCCAACCCGCTAAGTGAGGTTGTCTTGGAGCCTAGCGGTGCTAAGGCCTTTGCCCGAGTCCGACGCCTGGTCCTCAACAACACTCAAGTGTCCTGGAACACAGTGCTCGTGCTAACACGGGAGATGCCTGA GCTGGAAGAGCTGTTCCTGTGCCTTAATGAGTACACCACCGTGTCAGCCTCTACTGTGCCCTGCCCCACACTGCGCCTACTGCACATCACTGACAACAACCTGCAGGACTGGGCCGAGGTGCGCAAGATTGGCCCCATGTTCCCCGGCTTGGAAACTCTGGTCATGTCCAACTGCAACCTGAGCTCCATTCAGGACTCAGAAGAAATGCTGCGACGCCTCTTCCCCAACCTACGCAGCATCAATCTGCACAACTCAG CTCTTAACCGATGGGAGGACATAGAGAAGCTGAACCAGTTTCCTAAACTGGAAGATGTGAGGCTGCAGGGGATTCCCTTACTGCAGACCTATACCAACACAGAGCGTCGGAGCCTCATGGTATCACA CCTGCCCTCTGTATCTTCGCTCAATGGCAGTGTGGTgacggatggggagagagaggactctgAGAGGTTCTTCATCCGTTACCATGTCGACTACCCAGAGGAGGAGCTACCTTACAG GTACCATTGCCTGGTGACCAAATACGGGAAGCTAGAACCCTTGGCTGAGATCGACCTTCGACCCCGCTGCCACGCCAAGGTGGAGGTGCACTGCGAGGACAAGGTGGCAGAGGTGAGTATCCGCCTGGACCAGACTGTGGCCGAGCTGAAGAAACAGCTGAGGACAGTCGTGCAGCTGTCGGCCAATCAGATGCGTCTTTACTACATCGACAAGGAGTGTGTCTTTGGGCCGGAGGAGATGAAGTACCACACCAGAGCCCTCCACTCCTACAGTATCCAGGACGGGGACGAACTCCTGGTGGTGCCTAAAGCTGGCCGGGGGACTACCACCACTGCCAAATCACTATCAAACCTTAACTCCAAAACCTTAACTCCCccgccatag